One window from the genome of Nicotiana sylvestris chromosome 9, ASM39365v2, whole genome shotgun sequence encodes:
- the LOC104221610 gene encoding subtilisin-like protease SBT1.7, with the protein MSLFFLQGWNFETFCLKTQSFAVTNKNHRPHLHSHHSSFLCFHTSYLLFFLILYIYIAKTTSRFAKTQQPPQKMSRFTMLVVLVLLLLCLCHLSVATIGSSSNKKSTYIVHVAKSQMPESFENHKHWYDSSLKSVSDSAEMLYVYNNVVHGFSARLTVQEAESLERQSGILSVLPEMKYELHTTRTPSFLGLDRSADFFPESNAMSDVIVGVLDTGVWPESKSFDDTGLGPVPDSWKGECESGTNFSSSNCNRKLIGARYFSKGYETTLGPVDVSKESKSARDDDGHGTHTATTAAGSIVQGASLFGYASGTARGMATRARVAVYKVCWIGGCFSSDILAAMDKAIDDNVNVLSLSLGGGNSDYYRDSVAIGAFAAMEKGILVSCSAGNAGPGPYSLSNVAPWITTVGAGTLDRDFPAYVSLGNGKNFSGVSLYKGDLSLSKMLPFVYAGNASNTTNGNLCMTGTLIPEKVKGKIVLCDRGINPRVQKGSVVKEAGGVGMVLANTAANGDELVADAHLLPATTVGQTTGEAIKKYLTSDPNPTATILFEGTKVGIKPSPVVAAFSSRGPNSITQEILKPDIIAPGVNILAGWTGGVGPTGLAEDTRRVGFNIISGTSMSCPHVSGLAALLKGAHPDWSPAAIRSALMTTAYTVYKNGGALQDVSTGKPSTPFDHGAGHVDPVAALNPGLVYDLRADDYLNFLCALNYTSIQINSIARRNYNCETSKKYSVTDLNYPSFAVVFLEQMTAGSGSSSSSVKYTRTLTNVGPAGTYKVSTVFSSSNSVKVSVEPETLVFTRVNEQKSYTVTFTAPSTPSTTNVFGRIEWSDGKHVVGSPVAISWI; encoded by the exons atgTCACTTTTTTTTTTGCAAGGCTGGAACTTTGAAACTTTTTGTTTGAAAACACAATCATTCGCAGTAACAAACAAGAACCACCGTCCCCATCTTCACTCCCAtcactcttcttttctttgttttcacaCTTCATATTTACTCTTCTTTCTCATCCTATATATTTACATAGCAAAAACAACGTCAAGATTTGCAAAAACACAGCAACCCCCCCAAAAAATGTCAAGATTTACAATGCTAGtagttcttgttcttcttcttctatgtCTATGCCATTTATCAGTAGCAACAATAGGAAGTAGTAGTAATAAGAAGAGTACTTACATAGTACACGTGGCAAAATCCCAAATGCCGGAGAGTTTTGAAAACCATAAACACTGGTATGATTCATCACTAAAATCAGTTTCTGATTCAGCAGAAATGTTGTATGTTTACAACAACGTTGTACATGGTTTCTCAGCAAGACTGACTGTTCAAGAAGCAGAATCACTTGAGAGACAAAGTGGGATTCTGTCTGTTTTGCCGGAGATGAAATATGAACTTCACACGACAAGAACACCATCTTTTCTGGGTCTTGATCGAAGTGCTGATTTTTTCCCAGAATCAAATGCTATGAGTGATGTGATTGTTGGGGTTCTTGATACTGGAGTTTGGCCAGAAAGTAAGAGTTTTGATGATACTGGACTTGGACCTGTTCCTGATTCTTGGAAAGGAGAGTGTGAATCTGGTACCAATTTCAGTTCTTCAAATTGCAATAGGAAATTAATTGGTGCAAG GTACTTCTCGAAAGGTTATGAGACCACTTTGGGTCCAGTTGATGTATCCAAAGAGTCGAAATCTGCGAGGGACGATGACGGACATGGAACACACACTGCTACTACTGCAGCTGGTTCAATTGTTCAGGGCGCTAGTCTCTTTGGTTATGCTTCTGGAACTGCTCGTGGAATGGCAACTCGCGCTAGAGTTGCTGTGTACAAAGTTTGCTGGATTGGTGGTTGTTTTAGTTCTGATATATTAGCAGCTATGGACAAAGCAATTGATGATAATGTGAATGTGCTTTCTTTGTCACTTGGTGGTGGCAATTCAGATTATTATAGAGATAGCGTCGCAATTGGAGCATTTGCTGCTATGGAGAAAGGGATTCTAGTCTCTTGCTCTGCAG GTAACGCTGGTCCTGGTCCCTATAGTTTGTCCAATGTAGCGCCGTGGATAACTACTGTGGGTGCAGGAACATTGGACCGTGATTTTCCTGCATATGTAAGCCTTGGCAATGGTAAGAATTTCTCTGGTGTTTCACTTTACAAAGGGGATTTGTCGCTGAGTAAAATGCTTCCGTTTGTGTACGCTGGTAATGCTAGTAATACTACAAATGGAAATCTTTGCATGACGGGTACCTTGATTCCTGAGAAGGTTAAAGGGAAAATTGTTCTATGTGACCGCGGGATAAATCCCAGGGTCCAAAAAGGTTCTGTGGTAAAAGAAGCTGGTGGGGTCGGTATGGTTTTGGCTAACACTGCCGCCAACGGGGATGAGCTGGTGGCTGATGCCCATTTGCTTCCAGCAACGACAGTTGGTCAGACGACAGGGGAAGCAATCAAGAAATACTTAACCTCGGATCCTAATCCAACCGCTACAATTCTTTTCGAGGGAACTAAGGTGGGGATCAAACCATCACCAGTGGTTGCTGCATTTAGCTCCAGAGGACCAAACTCAATCACGCAGGAAATTCTCAAACCGGACATCATAGCACCAGGTGTTAACATTCTCGCAGGGTGGACAGGTGGTGTTGGACCAACAGGGTTGGCCGAGGACACGAGACGTGTCGGGTTCAACATTATCTCGGGCACGTCTATGTCTTGCCCGCACGTGAGTGGTTTGGCTGCTTTGCTTAAAGGAGCGCACCCCGATTGGAGTCCAGCGGCTATTCGCTCGGCTCTTATGACCACGGCTTATACAGTGTACAAGAACGGCGGTGCACTCCAAGATGTCTCGACGGGAAAGCCATCCACACCATTTGATCATGGTGCAGGACATGTAGACCCTGTTGCAGCACTAAACCCCGGACTTGTTTACGACTTGAGGGCTGATGATTATCTGAATTTCCTCTGTGCCTTGAACTACACATCAATCCAGATTAATAGCATTGCTAGAAGAAACTACAACTGTGAAACAAGTAAGAAATACAGTGTCACTGATTTGAATTACCCTTCATTTGCTGTTGTTTTTCTAGAACAAATGACTGCAGGCAGTGGAAGCAGTTCTAGCTCCGTTAAATATACACGAACGCTTACTAATGTTGGACCAGCAGGAACATACAAAGTTAGTACTGTTTTTTCATCAAGCAACTCAGTAAAAGTCTCGGTTGAGCCTGAAACATTGGTTTTTACTCGTGTGAACGAGCAGAAGTCATATACTGTGACTTtcactgctccttcaactccatcAACTACGAATGTGTTTGGTAGAATCGAGTGGTCAGATGGCAAGCATGTAGTTGGTAGTCCAGTGGCCATTAGTTGGATATGA